GGCCATTATAACGGAGCAGGGATCGTTATGGAAAGAAACACTTCACCTGTAGCGCGTAATTGGTCGTACCAAAAAGACGTCTTGAGGCTATCAGGTCTGCGTTTCCGCCTCGATAGGCGTTACGTTGATCGCTTGCAGCCCTTTGGCGCCTTGGAGCAGATCGTAAAATACGGCTTCGCCTTCCTTGAGCGTGCGAAACCCTTTCATCTGAATGGCGGTATGATGGACGAATACGTCCGGTCCGCCTTCACGGGCAATGAATCCATAGCCCTTTTGATCGCTGAACCACTTGACCATTCCCTTGCACTTCTCTTGGACTTCCTGTTCGCTCACTTCCACTTCCTCCGCATGGGACCGGACCGTTTCCAACACGAATGACCCACTCTTTCGCGCCAACGTCCAAACCAACTCCCATGTTTATCGTGATTCTACTCCTATCATACCAATTAGCGGTCAAATCTGTCAATAAGATTCTTTTGTCGGATTTAGCAACGCACAACAATCCGCCGACCATGAATGGTTATCCGGCCAGCGTGTCGTAGCCGTAGGAGGCTAGGCTGGGGAGATTGGAAAAGCCCATCAGTGCCAAGT
This genomic window from Candidatus Hydrogenedentota bacterium contains:
- a CDS encoding cold shock domain-containing protein — protein: MVKWFSDQKGYGFIAREGGPDVFVHHTAIQMKGFRTLKEGEAVFYDLLQGAKGLQAINVTPIEAETQT